The Polyangium aurulentum genomic interval CTCGATCGAGCGAATGACCATCTCCGTGCCCCAGCCGTAGCCACCGGCGCGCTGAATGCCGTCCGAATCTTTCAATTCCACGCCGCCGAACAGCGAGCCTCGCGTCGGCGAGCCGAGCGACGCAGATCCCAGCTCTGCAGGTCTTTCACGCAGGAGACGCTGCAGCTCTGCGGTCGACGAGATCTCCGGGGCATGCACCTCGATCGCGGGCTCCGGCTCGCAAGGCGCGGGCGCAGCCGGGGCCGGGGCCGTCGCGATCGGCACCGCGCTGGCGGCGCTTTGCGGCGCTTCGGCGACCGGGGGCGCTGGCGCAGGCGCCGCCGCGGGCGCGGAGGCGCTCGCAGGGGGCGTGCTCGGCCCGCCTGCCCCCGAGACCGTCGCGCGCTGGGCGAGGGGGACCGCGGCCGCGATCGCGACCACCGCGACGGCAGGGCCCAGGACGCGCAGCGGCACGGACTTCACGGGGGACATCATAGGCGATGTGGCGTGGTTGTACCCCCTCTTTCGCGTGTGGGACGCCACGCGCCGGGGCTACCGTATCGACCTGGACGATATCCGCGCCGCTGGGAATACAGACTGGAGATATTCAGGCAGGATAGAAATCCCAGCATCTCGCTCACGCGGCGCCAGCTTGTATGCGCAGTCCGGTTTGTGTATCGCCGGAGTATGGTCTCCGAGACGCGATCCGCCGCGGCCCGTCTCGCAGCGCGCGTCTTTTTCGTCGGCGCATGCGTCGGTCGATAGCGACGACCGCGTAAACCCGATGCACGCGCGCAAATTCGCGGCGAGCCTTCGAGTCGCGCTGACGGGCTCCGTGCTGGATCCAGCAGGCGCGCACGATCCGCTTGACGACCGGTAGGTTGGTTGATAGACAAGTCAACCAACGATCCGGGACGGAGCCCTCATGTGCCCCCGTAGCGCCGAGCAGTTCGAGCAGATCAAGGACGAGCGGCGCCGGGCGCTGCTTCGCGCTGCGCGCAACGTCTTCGGTCGCAAGGGCTTCGCGGCGGCGAAGATCTCCGAAGTCGCGGCGCAGGCCGGGATCAGCCACGGGCTCGTCTACCATTACTTTCCCGAGAAAGAATCGCTTTTCGCCGCCACCGTCGAGGCCTCGGCAGAGGGCTGGGAGACGCTCGTCACCGAGGCGCGCGCGCAGGCGGGGACGCCCTGGAATCGGCTCGAATACATGTGCAGGCAGATGATCGCCGGCCTGCGCGAGGAGCCGGAGCACCTTTTGATGACGGTGCACGTTTATTCCGAGGATGCAGCGCCCGGCGTGCGCGACGTGCTGAAGCGCTTCCGGCTGCAGGTCCTCGACGATTTGCAGGCGATGATCGAAGAGGGCCAGCGCGCGGGCGAGGTCGCCAAGGGATCCCCCGCGGACCTGACGCGCGCCCTCATCGCGATCATCCAGGGCCTGGCCATCAATCGCCTCGTGGAGCCTGGCACCGCGCTGCCCGCGCTCGACGTGGTGCTCCGCATCCTGAAGGCATGAGCCGAAAACAATGGAGACGAGCATGAAGATCGTGGTGGATTGGGATCGCTGTGAGGCCAACGCCGTCTGTGTGCGGGCGGCGCCCGAGGTCTTCCGCGTCGACGACGACGACCGCCTGCATTTGCTCGTCACGGACGTCCCGTCCGAATTGCGCGCGAAGGTCGAGTCGGCCGTCCGCGCCTGCCCGCGCAGCGCGCTGTCGCTCGAGGAGAGCTGATCCGCGGGGAATCAAGGTTCATCGAAACGAAAACGAGAGGTGCCTCCCATGATGCAGCCGAATCAGGACAACGCCCGCCCGACTGTCGATTTCAACCCCACCGCGCCCGGGTACACCGAGAACCCGTATCCCGTTTACGCCAAACTGCGCGAGGCGCCTGTCCTTTACTGGCCGGAAGGCCACGCCTGGATCGTCAGCCGTCATAACGAGATCCAGTCCATCCTGCGCGACCCGCGCTTCACGTCCGACCGCAGGGCCTGGTCGCTCGCAGAGCAAATGACGCAGCAGGGCAGCTTCCCCGAGATCGAGGAGCTGAACAAGTACGGCCTCTTCTCGCTGCCGAACAAGGACCACGCGCGCGTGCGCAAGCTCGTGAGCCCCGCGCTCACGCCGCGCGCCGTCGAGCGCCTGCGACCCCAGATCCAGGCCATCGTCGACGAGCGGCTCGACTCCTTCGCCGGCAAGAGCGTGATCGACGTGGTCCACGATTTCGCCGAGCACGTCCCGGTCCGGGTGATCAGCAAAATGCTAAACATCCCCGAGGAGCGCGACGCGGCGTTTCACCAATTTGCCGAGTCCGCGGTCAAGCAGCTCTTCGTGATGCTCCTGTCCCCCGAGGAGCGCGAGCGCATGCGCGTCGGCATTCGCGATGGAATGGCGATGGTCGGCGAGGTGATCGAGGACCGTCGCAAGAACCCGATCGAGGGCGACATCCTCACGAGCCTCATCCAGTCCGAGGAGCAGGGCGATCGCTTGAGCAAGCCGGAGCTGATCTCGCTGGTCGCGGCGCTGCTCGTGGGTGGCTCCGAAACCACGGTGCACCTCATTTCCTTCATGGTGAACATCCTCCTCAAGCGGCCCGAGCTCATCGCGCAGGCCCAGGCCGAGCCCGAGCTGATGAAGGGCGTGGTCGAGGAGGTGTTGCGCTTCGACAACTTCGGCAAATTCGGCACGTTCCGTTATGCGACCGAGAACGTGGAGATCGGCGGCGTGCGCGTCGCGAAGGGGGATGCGGTCATCCTCTTCTTCTCGGCCGCATTGCATGACGAGGCGGTGTACGCGAACCCCCAGGAGTTCGACCCGCGGCGGGACGCGACGGGGAGCCTGACCTTCGGCCACGGCGCCCATTATTGCATCGGTGCGAACCTGGCGCGCATGGAAGGACAGATCGCCGTGGCCTCGCTCTTCCGCAGGTTCCCCGGCATGAAGATGGAGTCGGAGCCCACGTTCGGCCCGCACCCCGCCATCCGCAAGATGGATTCGTTCAAGGTGCGCCTCGGCGCCTGATCTTCAATCGACGCGCACGACGCCCGTCTGCAGGGCGCCCTTCTCGTCGATGTTCACCGTCACGTAATGCCGTCCGATCCCCGCCATCTTCTCGGGGTGCGCGCCGCCGCCGCCCGAGACGACGGCGGGGATCCCGGCGTTCGAGAAATTGTAATGGGCGTGGATGTGCCCGTAGAGGGTGATGTCCACGTTCCCGGCTGCGAGGCGCTCGAGCAGCGCGCCGGCCTCGTTGCGGCTCCCGAAGGCGGCGTTGCGCTCGCCCACCGGATCGAGCGGCGGGATGTGCATCGCGACCACGTGCGCCCGATTGCGCCCCTCGTCGAGCCAGCCGGAGAGCATGTCGTACACGGCGGGCTCGATCGAGGCGCTCGCTGAATCGAGCAGCGTGAATTGAACGCCGCGGTAGACGAAGCGAAAGCTCCCGCGACCGAAATAGCGCTGGTAGATGCCGTCACCCGCCGCGATGTCGTGGTTGCCCAGGGTGGCGTAAAAGGGAACCCGCAGCGAGCGCAGCTCCTTCTGGAATCGATCGTGCTCCTCGGCGGTGCCCTTGTCGGTGAGGTCGCCGGCCGAGAGGACGAAGCGAATCGACGGGTCGGTGTTGAGCCTCGCGTAGATGTCCTGCACCCGATCGAGGGCCTCCTGGACGTCGCTCAGGAGCGCGAATCGAAACGAGCTCGGGTCGTCGGCGTCGGGCGGGCGCAAGGAGAGGACGAAGTCGCGGCTCTGGCCCAGCGGAAAGCGAAAGCGGCGCTGCGTCGGAAATTCGCCCGGTGAGGTTTGCACGGGGATGGTCTCGCCCGCCTCGGTCGCCACCGTGAGGGCGGCGTCGGGGAGGCTGTTGTCGACGATCACGTCCCAGGCTTCGGCGGCGCCGTCGTCGAAATGGACGCGCATCGTGAGGACCGGCGCGCTCGCCCAGAGCCTGAGCGCGCCGCTTTCGACCGCGCGCACGGCCGCGAGGCCCTCTTCCACGGTGATGCGCGCTCCGTTGCCCTCGCCGTGCCCGACTTCGAGATCGAGCGCGGCCCGATCGCCGCCCGGCGACAAGCAGGCCGTGAAGAGCGCGAAGACCGCATGCCACGCCCGCTTCATTGCATTCCTCCTCGATAGCGAAGGGAAACCCCCGCCACGACCGCAGAGCCGACCTGCGCCTCCAACTCGAATCCCAGTCGTTCGGTCATATAAAACGTTCCTCCGAGGCCGAAATGACCGAGGACGCCGCTCACGATGCCTGGCATCATGAGGCCGGCAGCGTAATCGTCGTGGCGGTGGTCGTAGAAGAGCGATACCTCGCCGTGCGGATCGCCCGGAAACCCGATATAGACGCCGATCGCGGCGCGCATGAGCAAGAGGCTCGCCGCCTCGCCCGGGGCATGCGCGTAATCGTAGCCGCCGAGCGCCCAGCCGAGGCCCATCTCGGCGAACGACCCTTCGAGCGTGGGCCCGATCCGCGCGAGATCGAGGCGGCCGAAAGCAAACCCCTCGGCGAGCGTCAGGCCAAACCCCTCGTCCTGATAGGCGTGGTGCGTGACCCCGAGCGAGACCTCGAAGAAGGAGCCGTCCTTGGCGGGCGCTGCCTTGTCCTTGAAGGGCTGCGGCCCGACGAAGCGATATGCGACGCTCGCGCGAAGGCGCTGGTTGGCCGCGTCGAGCGCCCCCCACGCCGACGCCGACAGGCGCACGGGGCGGAGGCGCAGGTCGAGCGTGGCCCCGGCGAGGTTTCGATAAGAGAAGCGCGGGTCGTGAACGTAACGATATCCGAGCGCGACCTCGACGTGCGGCAGGATTCTATCGGGCGCGCCGGTCCCGCCGGGCGGGGCGAGGACACCGTAAAGGTCGGCGAGCCAGGAGAAGCCGAGGAGACCGCCGCCGACGAGCGTCAATGCGGTCGCCGGGCCGACGAGATCCCGAGCGGCGCCCGAATACCAGAACGTGAAAGCCCCCGCGGCCCCCAGACCGAGGCCGAGCATCTGAGCGCCGAAGATCGGCCAGGCAATCTGCCATTTCCCGAGCGCCGCGTGGCCCGCGCCGTGGAGCACGAGCCCTGGGACGATGGCGGCGCCCGTGGCGAGCGCGCGGCGGGCAGGGGAGGGTGGGGGCGGCGAGGGTTTTTCCGAGATGGACGCGGGCGGTTCGTCGGCGTGCGCGGGGGAGGCGAGCAGGCCGCAGCCGAGCGCTGCGGCGAGAACGAGCGACGCGGTGGGAAGGCGCATTGCGAGTGGCGACGATCTAGCGCCGCTTCCTTCGCGCAAGGCCGAGCCCGATGGCCAGGGGGACCAGCCACGCCGCCGGGTTTACCGCAGTCGCGCCCGCCGATCGGCACGCGCAGCCGCCCTCGTCCCCGACGTCGGTGTTCCCGCCGCTCCCGGCGCCCGTCCCGCTGCTGCTCGCGCCGCTGCCGCCCGAGCC includes:
- a CDS encoding TetR/AcrR family transcriptional regulator; this translates as MCPRSAEQFEQIKDERRRALLRAARNVFGRKGFAAAKISEVAAQAGISHGLVYHYFPEKESLFAATVEASAEGWETLVTEARAQAGTPWNRLEYMCRQMIAGLREEPEHLLMTVHVYSEDAAPGVRDVLKRFRLQVLDDLQAMIEEGQRAGEVAKGSPADLTRALIAIIQGLAINRLVEPGTALPALDVVLRILKA
- a CDS encoding cytochrome P450; amino-acid sequence: MMQPNQDNARPTVDFNPTAPGYTENPYPVYAKLREAPVLYWPEGHAWIVSRHNEIQSILRDPRFTSDRRAWSLAEQMTQQGSFPEIEELNKYGLFSLPNKDHARVRKLVSPALTPRAVERLRPQIQAIVDERLDSFAGKSVIDVVHDFAEHVPVRVISKMLNIPEERDAAFHQFAESAVKQLFVMLLSPEERERMRVGIRDGMAMVGEVIEDRRKNPIEGDILTSLIQSEEQGDRLSKPELISLVAALLVGGSETTVHLISFMVNILLKRPELIAQAQAEPELMKGVVEEVLRFDNFGKFGTFRYATENVEIGGVRVAKGDAVILFFSAALHDEAVYANPQEFDPRRDATGSLTFGHGAHYCIGANLARMEGQIAVASLFRRFPGMKMESEPTFGPHPAIRKMDSFKVRLGA
- a CDS encoding ferredoxin, whose translation is MKIVVDWDRCEANAVCVRAAPEVFRVDDDDRLHLLVTDVPSELRAKVESAVRACPRSALSLEES
- a CDS encoding metallophosphoesterase family protein, producing the protein MKRAWHAVFALFTACLSPGGDRAALDLEVGHGEGNGARITVEEGLAAVRAVESGALRLWASAPVLTMRVHFDDGAAEAWDVIVDNSLPDAALTVATEAGETIPVQTSPGEFPTQRRFRFPLGQSRDFVLSLRPPDADDPSSFRFALLSDVQEALDRVQDIYARLNTDPSIRFVLSAGDLTDKGTAEEHDRFQKELRSLRVPFYATLGNHDIAAGDGIYQRYFGRGSFRFVYRGVQFTLLDSASASIEPAVYDMLSGWLDEGRNRAHVVAMHIPPLDPVGERNAAFGSRNEAGALLERLAAGNVDITLYGHIHAHYNFSNAGIPAVVSGGGGAHPEKMAGIGRHYVTVNIDEKGALQTGVVRVD